One window of the Wolbachia endosymbiont of Encarsia formosa genome contains the following:
- a CDS encoding ankyrin repeat domain-containing protein, producing MDFENLKKILSAIDKDASVNKDNVINKIKEVLQREATIAYQEWESKNFYVNHIFTQSNPDAKFTLLIASAAGGCKDLVNVLLGSHADVHVEDENRETALHHDVYSRCVDVVNALLDRSAGVNVKDRSGRTPLHYATIYKFIDVVNVLLKRGADINVKDENSSTPLHYTTLSNHVEVVDALLAEGASVHVKDRSGQTHLHYAATDGYVEIVNAILSQGANVYEKDSLQKTPLYYAIINRQEDTVEDIKRFLKDKIVKDSIIVGGLVAALGNTVSAMLFMTETMEGTLTSLMTAIAVSASTSLTFGYAKYLMSKFDNEIKEIKERQNVMEGRQSLTEGWQSVDLQSIRIHNALS from the coding sequence ATGGATTTTGAAAATCTGAAAAAAATATTAAGTGCAATTGATAAAGATGCAAGTGTAAATAAAGATAACGTAATTAATAAAATAAAAGAGGTATTACAAAGGGAAGCTACGATAGCGTATCAAGAGTGGGAAAGTAAAAATTTTTATGTAAATCATATATTTACCCAAAGTAATCCTGATGCTAAATTTACATTGTTAATTGCATCTGCAGCAGGTGGCTGTAAGGATTTGGTAAATGTTTTATTAGGTAGCCATGCGGATGTTCATGTAGAAGATGAAAATAGAGAGACTGCCTTGCATCATGACGTTTATAGTCGATGTGTAGATGTAGTAAATGCTCTACTGGATAGAAGTGCGGGTGTTAATGTAAAAGATAGAAGTGGTCGGACTCCTTTGCATTATGCTACTATATATAAATTCATAGATGTAGTAAATGTTCTACTAAAAAGAGGTGCAGATATTAATGTAAAAGATGAAAATAGTAGTACTCCTTTGCATTATACTACTTTAAGTAATCATGTAGAGGTAGTAGATGCTCTGTTAGCTGAAGGCGCAAGTGTTCATGTGAAAGATAGAAGTGGTCAGACACATTTGCATTATGCTGCTACAGATGGCTATGTAGAGATAGTAAATGCTATATTATCTCAAGGTGCAAATGTTTATGAAAAAGATAGTTTGCAGAAAACTCCTTTATATTATGCCATTATAAATCGCCAAGAAGATACAGTAGAGGATATAAAAAGGTTTTTGAAAGATAAGATAGTTAAAGATAGTATAATTGTTGGTGGTTTAGTTGCCGCGTTAGGTAATACTGTATCAGCAATGCTTTTTATGACCGAGACAATGGAAGGTACATTAACATCTCTTATGACAGCAATAGCTGTATCTGCATCAACATCATTAACATTTGGTTATGCTAAATATCTAATGTCAAAATTCGATAACGAAATAAAAGAAATAAAAGAGCGACAAAACGTAATGGAAGGGAGGCAAAGCTTAACAGAAGGGTGGCAAAGTGTAGATTTACAAAGCATACGTA
- a CDS encoding ComF family protein — MNLILLKKATDLIFPNVCVSCERIIDKSYDLCSECNKKINFLTKHYCNVCGVVITDNIDTCGKCISNPSPFKVLRSVFAYDEHSKNMIINFKFFDNLNYVKVYAKWMYTTNKDIFQNAEVIIPIPLHKIRLFKRKYNQAALLAKELSKLSNLSYTPFAIKRIRHTVPQAGLSLKRREKNLKKAFKISNSEIIKNKIVILVDDVVTTGATAKSCSQEILNSGAREVRVLSLARTV, encoded by the coding sequence ATGAATCTTATCTTATTAAAAAAAGCTACAGATCTCATATTTCCAAACGTATGCGTAAGTTGTGAACGTATAATTGATAAAAGTTATGATTTATGTAGTGAATGCAATAAAAAAATCAATTTTTTAACTAAGCATTACTGTAATGTTTGTGGTGTAGTAATTACAGATAACATTGATACATGTGGTAAATGCATCAGTAACCCTTCACCATTTAAAGTATTAAGATCAGTTTTTGCTTATGATGAACATAGCAAAAATATGATTATAAATTTTAAATTTTTTGATAATTTAAATTATGTGAAAGTCTATGCAAAGTGGATGTACACAACTAACAAAGACATATTTCAAAATGCAGAGGTCATAATTCCCATACCGCTACATAAAATACGCTTATTTAAACGTAAATATAATCAAGCAGCATTGCTCGCGAAAGAATTAAGTAAGTTATCTAATTTATCTTATACACCATTTGCAATAAAACGTATTCGTCACACTGTACCTCAAGCTGGTCTTTCACTTAAACGGCGTGAAAAAAATTTAAAAAAGGCTTTTAAAATAAGCAACAGCGAAATCATCAAAAACAAAATCGTGATATTGGTTGATGATGTAGTAACAACTGGCGCAACTGCAAAGTCTTGCTCTCAGGAAATTTTAAACTCTGGTGCAAGAGAAGTAAGAGTGCTATCGCTTGCAAGAACTGTATGA